Sequence from the Montipora foliosa isolate CH-2021 chromosome 12, ASM3666993v2, whole genome shotgun sequence genome:
ACCCAGCCTCTCGGACCTGCTATCGAACCTGGAGGAAGTACGTTGAGAGATCTTATCCGGTTACAGCAAAGACAGACTGAACTAAGTGCAATGATAGTAAACCAACAAAGAATGAGCGCGCTGCCAGTTCAGGAACCACCTACGTTCAGTGGAAACCTTCTGGACTATCCCATTTTCATCCAAGCCTTTGAAACAATCATCGAAAGCAAGGTAGATGCAGACAAAGACAGACTTTACTTCTTAAACAAGTTTACTACAAGTAAAGCTAATGAAGTCGTAAAGGGTTTCGTGACACTTAACACCCCTGATGGATACGAACAAGCCAAGAAGCTCTTAGCTCGCCGGTTCGGAAATCCACATCATGTTGCCGAGGCCTACAAGTCCAAACTACGCAAGTGGCCAAAGATCAAAGATGAAGATGGAAGCATGATCCAGGAATTCTCAGATTTCTTAGTCCGTTGTAAGGAAGCAATGGCGACGCTCAAATACATGGATGAGCTCAATTCTGCAGAAACGCTTATCATGATCAGTGCCAAGCTTCCATCCTATTCCGGAGTGAAATGGTGCCGTTATGCTCGTGAATTACAAAGGAGGACTGAAAGAGCAGTATCTTTCAAGGATCTCGTAGAATTCGTCAGAGAGGAGTCGGAGCTGGCTAACGACCCAATCTTCTCTCCCCACGTCCTAAAGAAGGAGAGAAATAAAGTAAGCCCTATCAAGGACCCAACAAATTCAAGATCGTCCTCAAGTCGTGCACAAGGAGCTAACACTTTACTCACCTCCTCCGCCAATACCGTCAGTTCGGATCGGAAAACAATGAAGTCGTCGATTCAATGTCCATTGTGCAAAAGGGCTCACGGTTTAGAAGACTGTAAGGAATTCCTGGAAAAGAACGTTGAGGCGCGCGTCGACTTTATTAGATCTAGCGGACTATGCTTTGGCTGCCTCCGTAAGGGACATCGCTCGAAGAACTGTAGGACAAGGTTGAAGTGCAAAGAGTGCAGCAAGTTCCACCCGACGTCGATTCACGATCCTAGCAGCAGAGGCGAACCAGCAAACGAGCCATCTAGCGAGCACTCGAGGGATCCGGTCATAACCAATTGCACGAACGCTACGGAGACAGTGACAAACTCGATGATCCTTCCCGTTTGGTTGTACCACAAAGATCAACCAGAACGAAGTGTTCAGGTGTACACTCTCTTAGATAATGCTAGTGACACTACCTTCATAAAATCCTCAGTACTGAAGAACCTCGGGGTGGAAGGTCCCGAAATGATCCTTAAGCTTTATACGATGCACGGCGAAGCTGACGTTCCAGTTCAGAAGATAGATGGTCTCGTAGTCGAAAGCTTAGACGGAACAGCTCGTATAGAATTGCCTAAGAGATACTCGCGAGATAACATACCTTCTCGAAGTAATCAGATACCAACTCCAGAAACAGCGAGACAGTGGCCTCATTTGAAGAATCTAGAGAAAGAGATTCCACCCTATAAGTGTGACATGGAAGTGGGAATTTTGATCGGGTGTAACTGTCCAAAGGCCTTAAAACCAAGGAATGTTATCCTCGGAAAAGAAAGTGATCCATATGCAGTACGAACCTCATTAGGCTGGGGTATTGTCAGCCCAGTAACACCTCGTAAAGACACAGCTGATGAGGAAATTGATATGCTGACCTCCAACAGGATTCTGAGCAATGAGGTAGGCAACGAAGAGCAAGTTCACAGCAAGATTGTTGCCACTGTGGAAACAAAGGAAGTGTTAAGTCCTCTAGATATTAGAAAGGTGCTCGAGTCTGACTTCTCAGAAAGCAAAGACCCCAAGATGGTGGCGACCTCCCAAGAAGATAGACAATTCCTAGCTAGAGTAAACGAAGGGATTAAACATCTGCCAAACCGTCACTATGAACTCCCTTTACCATTGAAGTCTGAGCAGGAAAACCTCCCAAACAACAGAGATATGGCATTGCAACGCCTTAAACACCTGAAAGGGCGCATGGAATCGGTATTGTCGGCCCAGTAACACCTCGTAAAGACACAGCTGATGAGGAAATTGATATGCTGACCTCCAACAGGATTCTGAGCAACGAGGCAGGCAACGAAGAGCAAGTTCACAGCAAGATTGTTGCCACTGTGGAAACAAAGGAAGTGTTAAGTCCTCTAGATATTAGAAAGGCGCTCGAGTCTGACTTCTCAGAAAGCAAAGACCCCAAGATGGTGGCGACCTCCCAAGAAGATAGACCATTCCTAGCTAGAGTAAACGAAGGGATTAAACATCTGCCAAACCGTCACTATGAACTCCCTTTACCATTGAAGTCTGAGCAGGAAAACCTCCCAAACAACAGAGATATGGCATTGCAACGCCTTAAACACCTGAAAGGGCGCATGGAATCGgacaaaaactacaaaaaggATTATGCAGCCTTCATGAGAAAAATGATCGACCAGGGTCATGCGGAGAAGATACAAGATAGAGACATCTCTACAACAAAACCAACATGGTATATTCCTCACCACGGTGTATACCACCCAAAGAAGCAGAAAATCAGAGTTGTGTTCGATTGCTCCACCCAGTACAAAGGTGAAAGCCTCAATAAACATCTCTTACAGGGGCCCGATCTGACGAACTCTCTTGTAGGAGTATTGTGTAGATTTCGCAAGGAATCTGTTGCGTTTATATGCGACATCGAAGGTATGTTCCATCAAGTGCAAGTAACGCAGGAACATCGTGACCTACTTCGCTTTTTATGGTGGGAGGACGGCGATACCCCAAAGACACCACAGGAGTATAGAATGACAGTGCACCTTTTCGGCGCCACAAGTTCACCGGGGTGTGCGAATTTCGCCCTTAAGTCAACTGCCAACGACCATGAATCAGAACTCGGCTCAGCCGCTGCTGATTTTCTTCGAAACGACTTTTATGTCGATGACGGCTTGAAATCGGTTGCCACTGCAGACGAAGCAATTGCGCTCATAAAGAACGCCAGAGAGATGTGTTTTAAGGGAGGCTTTAACCATCACAAATTCGTCTCAAACGACAAGCAAGTCATCGCCAGCATACCAGAGTCCAGCAGAGCGGAAGACAGCAAGACCCTCGACTTTAACCAAGATTCCCTTCCCATTGAACGCGCACTTGGGGTACAGTGGTGCGTGGAGAATGATACCTTCAACTTTTGTATTCTGCTAAGTAATCGACCAACAACAAGAAGAGGAATATTATCCACCGTAAGTTCGGTTTTCGACCCGCTTGGCTTCGTCGCCCCATTCATACTGGAAGGCAAGAAGATCTTGCAAGAACTTTGCAAGGACAACGTGGGCTGGGACGAACCCGTTTCTGAAACCATATCGACAAGATGGCTGAAATGGAGATCAAGTGTACAGGCCCTTTCAAAGTTTATCGTCGATAGATGCTACCACCCAAAGGATTTTGGACAGATTGTCACAAGGGAGTTGCACCATTTCTCTGACACAAGTACCAAGGGCTATGGTCAGAGTACGTACTTTCGTCTTGTCAACAACAAAGGTAATATCCACTGCTCTTTCGTTATGGGGAAAGCCAGAGTGACACCCCTCAAGCCAATGACAATGCCAAGGCTAGAGCTAACGGCAGCTCTAGTATCCACAAGAGTAAGTGAGCAGATTAAGAAGGAGCTCCCCCTAGAATACCACTCAGAGACCTTCTGGACAGACAGCAAGGTGGTTCTGGGATACGTGAAAAACGAGTCCAGACGGTTTCATATCTTTGTGGCGAATAGGGTGCAGGAAATCCAGGAGAAGACGTCCCCAGAGCAATGGAGATATGTTGACACGACTTCAAACCCTGCAGACATTGCCTCCCGTGGAATCAGCGCAAATCGCCTGCTAAATTCTGCGTGGATACAAGGACCAGGATTCCTATGGAAGAGTAGAGATCAATGGCCATCAAAAGACCAAGCACATGCTGAAGCAATTTCGCAAGACGATCCAGAAGTAAGGAAGTCTTTGAGTGTAGCAACCAGCTCAGAAGTCAAATTCGCCACATTAGAGGAGCGTCTGAGATACTTCTCCTCATGGCACAGGGCCAAGAGAGCAATCGCGTTATGTATCCGCTACATGCACAAGCTAAAGGCTAAGAAACATTCACAAGTTCCATCCGGCGATTTACTCAAACTTACAGTCGCCGAGATGCAGCACACAGAGACCGTTATAATTAGAGCAGCTCAGGCCAGTTTGTTCGAGACAGAACTCGCATCATGGAACTCCGCCGACAGAAAAGTAACTGTGAGAAAGGACAGTCCGCTACGGAAACTCGATACCTTCCTCAACGAGAATGGCATTCTTTCTGTTGGTGGACGCATTAGAAGAGCAAGGCTACCCGACTCGAGCAAGTTTCCCGCAATACTGCACAAGACCAGCCACGTGAGTACCCTGGTTGCGAGACACTATCATGAGAAAGTCCATCACCAAGGCCGAAGTATAACGCACAACGAAATAAGATCAAACGGATTCTGGATTGTGGGAGGATCAGCTTTAATAGGCGGCTTGGTTTCTCGGTGCGTCACCTGTCATAAGCTCCGAGGCAGCACCCTTGAGCAAAAGATGGCAGACTTACCAGAGGACCGCTTGGAACCCGCCGCACCCTTCACCAATTGTGCGGTAGATTATTTTGGCCCCTTTCTGGTTAAACAAGGAAGAAAGGACGTTAAAAGATATGGCGTTCTATTCACATGCATGGCCTCCAGAGCCATACATTTAGAAGTCTCAGCAAGCTAGGAAACCGACTCGTTTCTCAATGCTCTTCGCCGCTTTCTTTGTCGTAGAGGACCGATCCGCCAGATACCAGGGAACCAACCTTGTGGGTGCGAAGAACGAGTTGATGAAATGCCTCTCAGAGCTCGATCACGACAAGATAAGCTCAGAGCTATTGAAGGCCAATTGTGACTGGGTTAACTTTAAGTTGAACATTCCGACTGCTAGCCACATGGGAGGAGCCTGGGAAAGGCAGATCAAGTCCGTTCGCAGCGTGCTACAAGCTCTCCTGGCATCCAACGGCCAACAACTCGATGAAGAATCCCTCACCACTTTCATGTGTGAGGCGGAAGCCATCGTGAACAGCCAGCCGCTGACTGTTGACTCCCTAAATGATCCCGACTCCCTCGACCCATTGACTCCAAACCACTTGCTTACGCTGAAAACGAAGATCTTGCTTCCCCCACCAAGCAACTTCCAGGCTGAAGATCTTTACTCCAGGAGGCGTTGGAGACGCGTGCAGCATCTTTCCAATGAATTTTGGGCTCGATGGAAGAAGGAGTACCTTCTAGGACTGCAACAGAGAAACAAGTGGACTGATAGTCATAAGGACCTCCAGATAGGTGATATCGTGATCATTAAGGATCAAGACCTTCCCCGCAATAGACGGGAACTCGGCAGAGTAATCAAGACTAACGAGAGTCAGGATGGATGTGTCCGGTCAGTGCAACTCCTGCTTGGCGATTCCTCCTTAGATGACAGCGGAAAACGAATCAAGGCTAGGAGGACCTTAGAACGCCCCATCCACAAGCTGGTCCTGTTATCACGAGAGTGAAGACCCGGGGTGAATTCCCCACCGAGGAgcctttaacttta
This genomic interval carries:
- the LOC137981023 gene encoding uncharacterized protein, coding for MLTSNRILSNEAGNEEQVHSKIVATVETKEVLSPLDIRKALESDFSESKDPKMVATSQEDRPFLARVNEGIKHLPNRHYELPLPLKSEQENLPNNRDMALQRLKHLKGRMESDKNYKKDYAAFMRKMIDQGHAEKIQDRDISTTKPTWYIPHHGVYHPKKQKIRVVFDCSTQYKGESLNKHLLQGPDLTNSLVGVLCRFRKESVAFICDIEGMFHQVQVTQEHRDLLRFLWWEDGDTPKTPQEYRMTVHLFGATSSPGCANFALKSTANDHESELGSAAADFLRNDFYVDDGLKSVATADEAIALIKNAREMCFKGGFNHHKFVSNDKQVIASIPESSRAEDSKTLDFNQDSLPIERALGVQWCVENDTFNFCILLSNRPTTRRGILSTVSSVFDPLGFVAPFILEGKKILQELCKDNVGWDEPVSETISTRWLKWRSSVQALSKFIVDRCYHPKDFGQIVTRELHHFSDTSTKGYGQSTYFRLVNNKGNIHCSFVMGKARVTPLKPMTMPRLELTAALVSTRVSEQIKKELPLEYHSETFWTDSKVVLGYVKNESRRFHIFVANRVQEIQEKTSPEQWRYVDTTSNPADIASRGISANRLLNSAWIQGPGFLWKSRDQWPSKDQAHAEAISQDDPEVRKSLSVATSSEVKFATLEERLRYFSSWHRAKRAIALCIRYMHKLKAKKHSQVPSGDLLKLTVAEMQHTETVIIRAAQASLFETELASWNSADRKVTVRKDSPLRKLDTFLNENGILSVGGRIRRARLPDSSKFPAILHKTSHVSTLVARHYHEKVHHQGRSITHNEIRSNGFWIVGGSALIGGLVSRCVTCHKLRGSTLEQKMADLPEDRLEPAAPFTNCAVDYFGPFLVKQGRKDVKRYGVLFTCMASRAIHLEVSAS
- the LOC137981022 gene encoding uncharacterized protein; its protein translation is MSALPVQEPPTFSGNLLDYPIFIQAFETIIESKVDADKDRLYFLNKFTTSKANEVVKGFVTLNTPDGYEQAKKLLARRFGNPHHVAEAYKSKLRKWPKIKDEDGSMIQEFSDFLVRCKEAMATLKYMDELNSAETLIMISAKLPSYSGVKWCRYARELQRRTERAVSFKDLVEFVREESELANDPIFSPHVLKKERNKVSPIKDPTNSRSSSSRAQGANTLLTSSANTVSSDRKTMKSSIQCPLCKRAHGLEDCKEFLEKNVEARVDFIRSSGLCFGCLRKGHRSKNCRTRLKCKECSKFHPTSIHDPSSRGEPANEPSSEHSRDPVITNCTNATETVTNSMILPVWLYHKDQPERSVQVYTLLDNASDTTFIKSSVLKNLGVEGPEMILKLYTMHGEADVPVQKIDGLVVESLDGTARIELPKRYSRDNIPSRSNQIPTPETARQWPHLKNLEKEIPPYKCDMEVGILIGCNCPKALKPRNVILGKESDPYAVRTSLGWGIVSPVTPRKDTADEEIDMLTSNRILSNEVGNEEQVHSKIVATVETKEVLSPLDIRKVLESDFSESKDPKMVATSQEDRQFLARVNEGIKHLPNRHYELPLPLKSEQENLPNNRDMALQRLKHLKGRMESVLSAQ
- the LOC137981024 gene encoding uncharacterized protein, translated to MLFAAFFVVEDRSARYQGTNLVGAKNELMKCLSELDHDKISSELLKANCDWVNFKLNIPTASHMGGAWERQIKSVRSVLQALLASNGQQLDEESLTTFMCEAEAIVNSQPLTVDSLNDPDSLDPLTPNHLLTLKTKILLPPPSNFQAEDLYSRRRWRRVQHLSNEFWARWKKEYLLGLQQRNKWTDSHKDLQIGDIVIIKDQDLPRNRRELGRVIKTNESQDGCVRSVQLLLGDSSLDDSGKRIKARRTLERPIHKLVLLSRE